Proteins encoded by one window of Lathyrus oleraceus cultivar Zhongwan6 chromosome 1, CAAS_Psat_ZW6_1.0, whole genome shotgun sequence:
- the LOC127121613 gene encoding uncharacterized protein LOC127121613, with the protein MADEREEEERKMIRMEGVASIALLPSGSISGHFIHLPQNTCYGLHGTELECERECSKGEDYRLVKLTITDFNTKKEQTTVVECKGHDAARFHTIDHAHGWDKEITGMVEQKDGKKRITVSFECETLKAEKAAEDHIRQFMPKLTGMDAVVNIGKMTIFGLDFGAEEEETE; encoded by the exons ATGG CCGatgaaagagaagaagaagaaaggaaaATGATAAGAATGGAAGGAGTAGCATCAATTGCATTGCTTCCAAGTGGTTCAATCTCAGGACacttcattcatcttcctcaGAACACTTGTTATGGTCTTCATGGCACTG AATTGGAATGCGAAAGGGAATGCAGTAAGGGTGAGGATTATCGCCTCGTGAAACTCACAATCACAGATTTCAAT ACGAAGAAAGAACAAACCACTGTTGTAGAGTGCAAAGGCCACGACGCTGCTCGGTTCCACACCATTGATCATGCTCACGG ATGGGATAAAGAGATCACAGGTATGGTTGAACAAAAAGACGGAAAGAAAAGAATCACAGTTTCATTCGAGTGCGAGACACTGAAAGCCGAGAAAGCAGCTGAAGACCACATCAGGCAGTTCATGCCAAAACTAACCGGAATGGATGCTGTTG TTAACATTGGAAAAATGACGATTTTTGGGTTGGACTTTGGAGCCGAGGAAGAAGAAACCGAGTAG